One genomic region from Listeria monocytogenes encodes:
- the inlC gene encoding class 3 internalin InlC, producing the protein MKKNNWLQNAVIAMLVLIVGLCINMGSGTKVQAESIQRPTPINQVFPDPGLANAVKQNLGKQSVTDLVSQKELSGVQNFNGDNSNIQSLAGMQFFTNLKELHLSHNQISDLSPLKDLTKLEELSVNRNRLKNLNGIPSACLSRLFLDNNELRDTDSLIHLKNLEILSIRNNKLKSIVMLGFLSKLEVLDLHGNEITNTGGLTRLKKVNWIDLTGQKCVNEPVKYQPELYITNTVKDPDGRWISPYYISNGGSYVDGCVLWELPVYTDEVSYKFSEYINVGETEAIFDGTVTQPIKN; encoded by the coding sequence TTGAAAAAAAATAATTGGTTACAAAATGCAGTAATAGCAATGCTAGTGTTAATTGTAGGTCTGTGCATTAATATGGGTTCTGGAACAAAAGTACAAGCTGAGAGTATTCAACGACCAACGCCTATTAACCAAGTTTTTCCAGATCCCGGCCTAGCGAATGCAGTGAAACAAAATTTAGGGAAGCAAAGTGTTACAGACCTTGTATCACAAAAGGAACTATCTGGAGTACAAAATTTCAATGGAGATAATAGCAACATTCAATCTCTTGCGGGAATGCAATTTTTCACTAATTTAAAAGAACTTCATCTATCCCATAATCAAATAAGTGACCTTAGTCCTTTAAAGGATCTAACTAAGTTAGAAGAGCTATCTGTGAATAGAAACAGACTGAAAAATTTAAACGGAATTCCAAGTGCTTGTTTATCTCGCTTGTTTTTAGATAACAACGAACTCAGAGATACTGATTCGCTTATTCATTTGAAAAATCTAGAAATCTTATCTATTCGTAATAATAAGCTAAAAAGTATTGTGATGCTTGGTTTTTTATCAAAACTAGAGGTATTAGATTTGCATGGTAATGAAATAACAAATACAGGTGGACTAACTAGATTGAAGAAAGTTAACTGGATAGATTTAACTGGTCAGAAATGTGTGAATGAACCAGTAAAATACCAACCAGAATTGTATATAACAAATACTGTCAAAGACCCAGATGGAAGATGGATATCTCCATATTACATCAGTAATGGTGGGAGTTATGTAGATGGTTGTGTCCTGTGGGAATTGCCAGTTTATACAGATGAAGTAAGCTATAAGTTTAGCGAATATATAAACGTTGGGGAGACTGAGGCTATATTTGATGGAACAGTTACACAACCTATCAAGAATTAG
- the rplS gene encoding 50S ribosomal protein L19, protein MNKLIDEITKSQLNPDVPNFRPGDTVRVHAKVVEGTRERIQLFEGVVIKRRGAGISETFTVRKISNSVGVERTFPVHTPRIAKLEVIRRGKVRRAKLYYLRNLRGKAARIKEIR, encoded by the coding sequence ATGAACAAACTGATTGATGAAATCACAAAAAGTCAACTAAACCCAGATGTTCCAAATTTCCGTCCGGGTGATACTGTACGTGTACATGCGAAAGTAGTCGAAGGTACTCGCGAACGTATCCAATTATTCGAAGGCGTTGTAATCAAACGTCGCGGAGCTGGAATCAGCGAAACTTTCACTGTTCGTAAAATTTCTAACAGTGTTGGCGTGGAACGTACTTTCCCAGTACATACTCCACGTATCGCAAAATTAGAAGTTATCCGTCGTGGTAAAGTACGTCGTGCGAAACTTTACTATCTACGTAACCTACGTGGTAAAGCGGCTCGTATTAAAGAAATTCGTTAA
- a CDS encoding MerR family transcriptional regulator — translation MEQWTVKEMAAYVGISADTLRYYEKNKIIVPNRLENGYRVYNTEHLLELKFILVMKYARFSLSEIKLMMEWLRSEPSVACNTASKELLALKAAEIKQTIAHYTKIAALLEELPQIDEVQDYSTVQKDVNTFVEHIFTDIRKDGF, via the coding sequence ATGGAACAATGGACGGTAAAAGAAATGGCTGCTTATGTGGGGATTTCAGCGGATACATTACGATATTATGAAAAAAACAAAATAATTGTACCTAATCGGCTGGAAAACGGGTATCGTGTGTATAACACGGAACATCTATTAGAATTAAAGTTTATTTTAGTAATGAAATATGCCCGATTTTCTCTTTCTGAAATAAAATTGATGATGGAATGGTTGAGAAGCGAGCCTTCTGTTGCTTGTAATACGGCATCAAAAGAGTTACTTGCGCTTAAAGCCGCGGAAATCAAACAGACGATTGCGCATTATACGAAAATCGCTGCTCTTTTAGAAGAATTGCCGCAAATTGACGAGGTCCAAGATTACAGCACTGTCCAAAAAGATGTTAACACTTTTGTCGAACATATTTTCACTGACATCAGAAAGGATGGATTCTAA
- a CDS encoding NAD(P)H-dependent oxidoreductase, with the protein MAKVVAIIGDPREKGTSRDLFQKYLAFFQEHPTIEVKIYDIRELAFDPNLPEGYRTEQTPEIIALKNDVHSADLLLFSYPVWWFNVPAVLKGVIDHLFWRGESYSFKDKKYFLTGPWRKKRARLIYTIGGMEIQHRLFGRPALTALRYPLWMSGVFSVKVTSIDRLDLSIRRTDNYYNKKVTHAAKKDIQFLLKK; encoded by the coding sequence ATGGCTAAGGTTGTGGCAATTATTGGTGATCCACGAGAAAAAGGTACATCAAGGGATTTATTTCAGAAGTATTTGGCATTTTTTCAAGAACACCCAACAATCGAAGTGAAAATCTATGATATTCGCGAATTAGCTTTTGACCCTAATTTACCTGAAGGCTATCGTACTGAGCAGACACCTGAAATAATTGCGCTTAAAAATGATGTTCATTCCGCTGATTTACTTCTATTTTCTTATCCAGTTTGGTGGTTTAACGTTCCGGCTGTCTTGAAAGGTGTCATTGATCATTTATTTTGGCGTGGGGAGAGCTATAGTTTTAAAGATAAAAAATATTTCCTTACTGGACCTTGGCGAAAAAAACGAGCGCGGTTGATTTATACGATTGGCGGAATGGAAATACAGCATCGTCTTTTCGGTCGTCCAGCACTTACTGCCTTACGCTATCCTTTATGGATGAGCGGCGTGTTTTCAGTGAAGGTCACTTCGATTGATCGACTAGATCTTTCTATTAGAAGAACCGATAACTACTATAATAAAAAAGTTACTCATGCAGCAAAAAAAGATATTCAATTCTTGCTAAAAAAGTAA